The genome window CTTCCTACTCCGCTTCCCCTAAAACACAGGGATCAGCTTGGGTTGTAAACGAACATCTCGCAGAACACCAGCTGGACGCACAAACCTCGTGACTACTAGTCGTTGACAAAAATCGAAAAATAGTTTCTAGCGCTGATACGTACTTATATGAGGGGCAGCTTCCATGCAGCACGAACCGCTCGAAAGCCGCAAACCAAACCGTAGATTGAAACAAAAAGTTCAGTCACCCCTTTTCTTCAATCGGGAACTGAGCTGGCTTGAATTTAATGCACGTGTACTCGATGAAGCAAACAACCCCAGGAATCCACTGCTGGAACGCTTGAAGTTTCTGGCCATCTTTAGTAGCAATCTCGATGAGTTTTTCATGATCTATGTTTCCGGCATGCGCGAACGGGTGAGCCAAGAAACCGGCAAACTGCCCACCGAACAGAGTTATCTCGACGATCTTCGTGCTATCAAAGCGCGCCTCGAGCCGCTTCTTAAAGCACAGTACGACTGCTATCGCGCCCTGCTCCCCTGCCTAGCCCAACACGGTGTCCATATTGATAGTTACCAGGACCTCGGTGATAAAGAAAAAGCGGCATTAACAACCTACTTTGAAAAACAGGTCTTCCCTGTGCTAACCCCGCTCGCGGTGGATCCCGGCCACCCCTTCCCCTATATATCGAACTTAAGTCTTAGCTTGGCGGTCATCGTTCGAGACCCTCTATCGGGTCAACAACGTTTCGCCCGTGTTAAAGTGCCTGAATCCTCTACGCTCCCTCGCATGGTACCCGTACCTGGCCATACCTACCGTTACATCTACCTAGAAGAGCTGATCATGGCGCATCTCGACCGGCTCTTCGTCGGTATGGAGATACTAGGTGCCTATCCTTTTCGTATCACGCGTAACGCCGACCTCGAGCTACCAGAACACGTCGCAACCGACCTCCTTGAGTTCATCGAAGAGGCCCTCGTTCGTCGCCGTTTTGGTGAGGTCGAGCGCGTGGAGCTTTCCAGTCAAATGCCTTGCGAGATTCGTCGTACGATTATAGCCGGAGTGAAAGCTTTGGAAGAAGAAGTTTACACTGTAGATGGCCCGCTCGCTCTTAACGATCTCATGCCTATCGCCTCGCTCGATATCCCTGAGCTACGCGATCCCCCTTTTACACCATCTATTCCCCCAGCCCTGCGAGGTGCCCAAAACCCGTTCGACGCAATTAAGAAACAAGACATCCTGCTTCATCATCCCTATCAGTCCTTCGACTGCGTTACCGACTTTCTGCGCGCCGCTGCAGACGATCCGAACGTGCTCACTATCAAACACACCCTCTACCGCACCAGCGGCGACTCGCCTATCCTAAACGCTCTCATGGACGCCGCCCTTAATGGAAAACAAGTGGCTTGTCTTGTAGAACTTAAAGCGCGCTTTGATGAGGCAAATAACATCACCTGGGCGCGACAGCTGGAAAACGCCGGCGTTCATGTGGTCTATGGGCTGCTCGGCCTTAAGACACACTGCAAAGTGACTCTTGTCGTGCGCCGAGAGTCACATGGCCTGCGACGCTACCTTCATGTCGGAACCGGAAACTATAATCCTCGTACCGCCACCGTCTACACGGATATCGGGCTTCTTACGTGCGATGACGACTTCGGCGCCGATGCTACTGAGCTTTTTAACTACCTTACCGGTTATTCTCATCAAAAAAACTATCGTCGCTTCCTCGTGGCTCCCATTAATCTCCGATCTCGCCTGTTGGAGCTTATTGAACGAGAGATCTCTGTCCATCGCCCTGATACCCCAGGGCGTATCATTGCAAAAATGAATGCGCTCGTAGACCCAGAGATCATCCAAAGCCTCTATCGAGCATCTCAAGCGGGCGTGCAAATTGATCTTATTGTTCGCGGTATGTGCTGCCTTCGCCCAGGTGTACCTGGGCTATCCGAGAACATTCGAGTCATCAGCATCGTAGGGCGCTTCCTAGAACATAGCCGAATCTTCTACTTCCGTAATGGCGGAAGTGAAGACATCTACATTGGCAGCGCGGATTGGATGCCGCGCAATCTCGATCGCCGTATCGAAGTAGTTGTTCCCATTCTTGACCCTAACAATCGTAAAGAGCTCCTAGAGGTCCTCCAGATCATGCTCGAAGATAACATTCAAGCCTGGGACCTCCACCCCGATGGATGCTACACACGACGTCACCCAGCTCTTGGGGAAGCCGAAAGAAGCTCGCAACGTATCTTGCTACAGCGATTAGCAAATGTATAGGAGCGTTATTCTATGCCTCTCACACCACGTGAACGACAGGAACAATGGGAACTAAGCTATCTCGCCCCTTGGGCGGCCAAAGCTGCTCTCTCGCGCGGTAGAGAAAAGCCAGAGCCACCTGATCCCGTCCGTACGGCTTTTCAGAGAGATCGTGATCGCATCCTCCATTCTAAGGCCTTCCGCCGTCTAAAACATAAAACCCAGGTCTTCATTGATCCTGAGGAGGATCACTATCGCACGCGATTAACTCATACCCTCGAAGTCGCCCAAATAGCGCGTACCATCGCCCGTGCCCTGCGGTTGAACGAAGACCTTACCGAAGCCATCGCTCTTGCACATGATCTCGGACATCCGCCTTTTGGTCATGCCGGAGAAGAAGCTCTCGATGCTGCCTATCGCGAGTTTGTACCGGATGCAGGCTTTCGACATTATGAGCAGAGCCTTCGTGTTGTGGAACTGCTAGAATATCGCACGGATTTCGTCCCCGAAGACAACACCGAAAACCCCGACGGAACCCCTAAACAGCCTGGCCTGAATCTAACGTGGGAAGTAAAAGATGGGATTGCAAGACATAGTAAAGGCAAAGCAGACCTTAACCAGGAAACCGATCTGCCCACCACTCTCGAGGGAAAAGTAGTTCGGATAGCCGATCGCGTGGCCTATATCAATCACGATATAGACGACGCCATCCGGGCAAAGGTCATTACCTATGCCGATTTGCCTCAAGATATTATGAAAACACTGGGGCGCTCCTATTCACAGCGTATTGCCAGAATGGTGGAGGATGTCGTGCTCACAAGCTGCGACCGCCCCGACGTAACAATGTCTGCAGCGATGTCAGAGTGTGTTGATCGTCTCAAAGACTTTATGTTTGAACGGGTCTATTGGAACGCGGCCAGAGGAAACGAAGATTTGAGGAAAGCCCAGCATGTCATTCGTGCGCTTTTCCATCTGTATATGGAGCAGCCGGAGCTCATGAAGGGCGAAACGCATCTGCGTGAATGCTCTCCGGCAGAGCGTGCACAAAACGTGTGCGACTTCATAGCAGGTATGACCGACCGCTATGCTGTGTCTCGGTTCGTTGCTCACTTCGTTCCCAAACCTATCCGGCGCGATGGAATGCCTACTTCTTAGAGGGCGCCACCGTAGTACCTGAGGAGCTCGATGATGTCGTAGCCGATAGCTTCGCCGCACGCTCCTTGGCCTGCATAATAATCGTATTCACCGATTCGGCGGGAACCAAAAATATCTGGCCGAACCCACCTCCACTAAACAGACGCTGTACAATCTGCATGCCCATTCCACTCGAATCGGTGTCAACAACCGTAGGTGCCAACGTGGTAAGTATGCCTAGGGGCTTCCCGCCTAAGTCGTATACGGGCAGCCCTATCGGTAAACCGGCCCCATCTAGCAGATAGGCATGGCGCGGAATCTGTATCTCTCCGCAAATGGTGGTTATGTGGAAATAGGGTGCGTAATCGTACCCCTTGCTCAGGCGTGAGAAGAGGATGACCTTCTCACCTAACGTAGGCTGGGCGGCCTGGCTCATGTCCACCGCATCTAACTTCTTGCCTTGCAAATCGGTAATCTGAATAAAGGTCAACCCCAATATGGTATCCGTGGCGACCAGCGTGGCATTGTAGTCTTTCTGTTCATGTCCTACCGTAACCTTGAAGTCGGTTGGGATGGTTTTGGACTTAAAATCTGTGTTATCTCCGCCACCTCCAAAGTTACCTAAAAAGCCACCAAAATCGAACGAGTAGCTGCTAGTTGCCAGCATGATAAGCCCATCCGGAGATACCACAACGCCCGTAGCCTCGGTTTTGCCTTCTGAAGTTGTTGATTGCCCTTCTGCGCTCATCTGAGTCTTGTAGACAATCTTTACAGTGACGAGCGCTGGTGTCAACCTCTGCATGAGCTGAACCGGGTTTTGTGACTCGTGCCCCGAAAGCAAAGTACTCTCAGGCGTCTGCTGAGCCTCAGCTACTCCTATAAGTCCACAGAGCGTTGTAAGCGCAATAAATTGTCCGATAAAGTTTGTTATGATATGATGACTAACCGACATCGTCTATGTCCCCTCCCTTACCCCCTAGTTTAAATGAGCCCAGTCCGGCTGGATAAACACGAAATACGTCAATGCTTGACGATGCACAAATAAAGTTACTACCTTTGGCTTGCTGTGTACCACCTCAGACATGACCCGCTTGAAACTGCTTACATCCTTGATCGATTGCCCGTTTACCGATAGTATGATGTCATCTACGTTCAAGCCGGCAATGTTCGCCCATCCTCCTTCCGTCGTTTCGGTTACAATAACCCCCTGCTGATCTAACGGCAAATGCCGCTCGATCCGGTCATAAAGCGTCAAATCTCTTACAGTAAACTCAAACGTCTTCTCTTGATACGATGGAACCTCCGATGCCGAGCTGGGCGATGCCTGCAAAGTTACTTCAATAGTAAGCGGCTTACCCCCTCGCAATATTCCTAAGGCCGCCTTACTGCCAACATCCAAGTTCTCAATGGCATGGGTTAACATCTCCTCGTCCTGAGGGCGAGAGGCCTCTAAACTCTGCCCATTCAATGAGGTTATAATGTCGCCAACACGTAACCCTGCCTCACTTGCGTTGGTTCCTGGAAAGACTTCCGTTACCAAAAAGCCCTGTGTTCCCGGAACATGCAACACTTCCGCAATCTCAGGCGTCACGACCTCCGTGCGTACTCCAAGCCAGGCATGGGGAAGCTCAAAATCGGTGCTGGAGGTCTCCGGCTTCTCCATCCGCAATACGCTTAAACAGCTCTGGTTCTGTCGCAAATAGGCAACTACTAGACGCCCTTGCCGCTCATCGGCCTTCACCACCTGTTCCAGCGCAGCTAAATTCGGCGTCGGCTTTCCATCTACCGCTCGAATCACATCGCCTACAGCAAGCTTTGGCTGAGAGTTATCCGCAGGGTAGCCTGGGCGTATCCCTGTCACCATCAATCCGCTCGTATCCGGTAGATGATTAAGCAGAGCCATCATCGGAGTGATAGATCGAACGGTCAGCCCTAGATCCGCTAGCTCGCTCTCATGCCCCAAATAGGGCTGCATGGGCGCCACCACCGTATGTAACGTAAGCACCCGCCCCTGCCGCAACACCCGTAAGGTCACCCGAGTGCCGGGCTTTATAGCGGTTACCTGCTGATAAAGTAGTGGCACCTGTTCTAAAAATCGGACGTTGGTAGGCACCCCATTAATGCTTAACAGTACATCTCCTGGTTTCATCCCAGCCTCCGCTGCCGGTGATTTTGGAATAACGGCGGCAACCAATGTACCCGTCTTGCGTCCTAACTTATCTACCGGCAACGGCTCAAATCCTAGGTACCCACGAACCACTTTCCCATGCGCGAGAACCTGTTCAAATACCCTCCGTACAAGATTAGAAGGGATCGCAAAGCCAACACCAGCCCCTCCCAACTCATTGATCCCCACAACCTCACCCTGCATGTTCACCAAAGGTCCACCGGAATTCCCTGGTAAAATGAGTGCATCGTGTTGAATCCATCGAGTTAAAAGCCCTGTCTGCTGTCCATTATCTAGCTCCACCTGCTCGATGCGGTTTCCGGTAAAGTCTGTAAATACACGCTGAGTGTTTGAGACGATTCCTAATGTCATTGAAGAAGATAACATCAATGGATTGCCCATGGCCAACACGAAATCGCCCACATGAAGAGCGTCCGAATTTCCTAATACAGCATAATGCAGAGGCGCCTTCGGGTTCGTCCTCTGGTTTAAATTAAGCTTCAAGATGCTGATATCGGTTAGCGGGTCATCATAGATATCCTTCGCTTCTATCCGTTCCCCATCGGTAAGAGTACATTCAATATAGGTCGTGTGCCCAGCGACATGGTAATTGGTAATAACGTAGCCGTCCGGACTGATGATAACGCCGCTACCACCCGCTAAATCGCGCTGAGCCCGACCTCCATCGTAATAGCGATAGACAACAAAGATATTTACTAATGCCGGATACACTCGTGCCTTAGCAAACGCGATCTCCTTGTGAAGCGTGTCTATGAGTTCCACCCTGTGATGCATTACCGATGAAGAAATCCCTCTCTTCACAGGCCGTGCACCGGTACAAGCGATTCCAGTACCTAATAGCAAGCCACTCAAAAATAACACTGAAAGACACCGCTTCATCGTTTCCTCTCTCCAAACGCACCCCCCACTTATTCTACCAAAGGAGCGAGAGCCTGATAGCATCGCTGCACTACCTCATCCACCTTTTCCAGCGGATAGTCCTTTGTGCCTACAATCTCGAGGGTAAGATACTTCAGATCGGACTTCTTCTTGAATGCCGCAATGATCGCAGGCAAGTTCATGGCACCTCCACCGGGTATCTGCTCCTCCACCGGACCGATCGGCTTCTCACGCCCCTTCGTATCTCGAATGCGAGCTGTGCAAAGGTAGGGCAGTAGAGACGGGATCGTCTCCTCAGGGTTTTCCTGCTCCGGCGTGCGCCAAAGATGAGATGCATCCACGTTTAAACCGATGTAGTTCGCATCTACGTGTTCCATAAGTCGTAAAGCGGTTCGCGTAGAGTAGACAGCACAGTTCACGTGCGGCTTGATACTGATCTTTACTCCCGTCTCTCGCACCACTCGCGACAATTCGTTCAGCAAATTTACAACCGTTTTGAACGATTCCTCGTCATCAGATACACCACCAGAACCGGTTGTGATAGCTGGCGCCCCCAAAATACTGCCTGCCTCCATGAGGCGAATAAAACGTTGGCGCGCGTCAGGGTTCAGTAGGTTTGTACTAGCCCCAATGGACTCTAGAGCTAGACCGCTATCGGCAATTTTGCGACCTAATTCCTTGAGTAACGTTGGAGATTGATAGACCTCCTGCGAAAGATGATCTCCCATTCCAGGTATCGCCGCCAATTCAATAGCCCGATATCCAGTCCGCGCTATGTGATCCAAAGCCACCTCGACGGGGAAACCACCATATAAAAGCGTGCTGCACCCAAGTTCCATCTTTCTTCTTACCTCCCTCTTTTTAGAGTCGTGCATTTGGCCGACTTCGTTGCGTTTATGCGAACATATACGCTCTTGCCAAGGGAGATTCCTGCAGCCCATCTGAACAACTCTCTTTCCTCTTGTGAAGTTTCTACGGAGGCTCAGTGAAACGGGGTTCCTTACTCTCGTAGAAGAGGTATACTTATGATACGGTAAATACCGTCTGGCTAGCACGCAATGGCTTTGCCTTTGCCCTAGCGAGGGAATAGCGAGTGGTTCTCCTGCCCTGTTCGCCATCCGCTATTCACCATTCGCGACCACTTACCATCCATCATTATTTTTGTTTCAAGTGTCAACTTATCGCACAGTTTGAAGAACAGAGGAGACCACGCTGCTTCCGAACTCCTAAAGAGCGCGGTACTCATATGGAGAATGTCAGTATGAAACGTATCCTGCTTGTCCCTGACGGCGCAGCAGATGAACCCCTAGAGATACTCAATAACCGTACCCCACTGCAGGTGGCACGAACCCCCTATCTCGACGAGCTCGCATGTGCTGGCTTAGTGGGCACCGTACAAGTGACCCCTCTCGATATGTACCCTGGTAGCGATGCGGCCAATATGGCTCTGCTTGGTTATGACCCCAGACGGTACTATACGGGCAGAGGTCCCATCGAGGCCGCTGCAATGGGTATTCTACTCGACCAAGAGGATGTAGCTTTTCGCTGCTCGCTTATCTCTACCGACGGAAAGCAGCTTGTAGACTATAGCGCCGACCATATCACCACCGAAGAGGCGAGTCCCCTGATCGAATGGATCAATGAACGCCTCGCCACCCCTTTTCGCCGTCTCTACCCCGGAGTGAGCTACCGGCATATTCTGATCTGGAAAAACGGACCAGCCCATGCCCAAACCGCCCTCCCCCATGAAAGTATGGGCAAGGCGCTGCAGGATATCTATCCAAAAGGCGAAGGCGCTGAACAACTACGACAATTCATCGAGGAGTCTTACGCTCTGCTAGATACCCACCCCTTCAATCAACAACGCCGTGCCCAAGGTAAACTGCCCGCCAACATGCTCTGGCCTTGGAGCCCCGGTAAAATGCCCGAACTCACCCCTTTTCCCCATCTCCATGGCACTACAGGTGCTGTGATAGCCGCTGTCGATGTCATTAGAGGCCTTGGTCGTCTGGCTGGCCTCGAAGTGGTTAACGTTCCAGGAGCCACCGGCTATTTCGATACAGACTACGCTGCAAAAGGACGCTATGCCCTCGCTGCTCTACAACGTCATGGATTCGTCTGGGTTCATCTTGAGGCACCAGATGAGGCAGGGCATCAGGCCAATGTCGAGGAGAAGATTCGAGCGATCGAAAACTTCGATCGCTGGATCGTCGGCACTCTCGTGGAAGGCCTTCGAGGGCAAGAACCGTTTCGTCTCCTATGTGCACCCGATCATAAAACCCCTATCTCAACACGAGGACATGCAAAAGGCCCTGTGCCCTTCCTCTTTTTCGATTCTCAACGAATATCCCGATCACCAAACCCCGTCCTGTTCGACGAGAGCGCGCTAACACGAGCCTCAGTACACATCGAGGAAGGCTGGAAACTTATCCGCTTCCTGTTCGATGATGCCTAGTCACCTCAGCAGGAAGATCTTAAGCGCTAGAGCTAGAATAGCCTTTCGTTTTACCATTGAAAGTCCAAAACTCGTAAAAACGCCCTTGCAAGCACCATATGGCCAAGAGGGTTTGGATGAACCCTATCCCAGGCGATAGAGGCGGGATAGGCATAACGCATGACTTCGTCAAAAGCCGCTTGCGTGTCTACAAAGTAGGTACAGTGCCTTTCTGCAATGCTTCGCACAATCGCCCCATACCTATCCATCATGGCTCGCATTGCATCTTCTCGATTTGGCTCGATGTAAAAAGGAGTCATGAGCACAAGCCCGCGTAGCAACGGCTTTGTCTGCACAACAAGATCCTCAAGCGTTTTTTCATACTCATCCGGATAAACATGAAGAGTGGGGTTCAATGGTGCGTCGAACTGGCGCCACACATCGTTGATCCCAATCATTATCGAAAGCCAATCGGGCTTTAACTCGAGGACATCGCTCTGCCATCGCGCTTTTAGATCGCGCACGGTGTTGCCACTCACACCCATGTTCACCACTCGAATCTGCTTCTCAGGATACACTGCCCCAAGAAGGGCGTCCACAAAACAGACATAGCCTTGTCCTAATCCACCGAAAGCGCGCTCCCCCACCGGGCGTGCGCGACCGGCATCAGTAATCGAATCGCCGATCATAAGCAGTTTTTGTCCCGTTTCTATTTTCACACGTAGCCCCCTTTGTAAAGTTGTTGTTCCTGTTATTCCAACATAGAAGCCGCAACTTCCTGCCTCCACAGAGCGTAAACGAAGACGAACGCTAATAACCTTGGCGTTCAAAAATTCTCACGGAGATTGTTGTAATGGAACTCTATCCAACCCACAACGACTTGCCACAAGCGACGCGGGAGCAGATCATTGAGCTCTTGAACGCCCGCCTTGCCGACGCCATAGACCTCTACACACAAACCAAGCAAGCACACTGGAACGTTAAAGGTCCTGCTTTCATCGCTCTCCATGAACTTTTCGATCAGGTGGCCGAAGCCGTTGAAGACTATGCCGACCTTCTCGCTGAACGCGCCGTACAGCTCGGTGGCGTCGCCCTAGGCACTGCCCGTGTTGCGGCAGAAAAATCTTCCCTCTATGAATATCCTCTCAGCATTACAACCGGTCGCGAAAGCGCATCTGCAAGCCGATAAGTAGCAGCACATCATTTAACCGAGCGCCTTCAGGCACGAGAAAGCAACCAGACCGCTCAAGAGACTAACACTTCCCGTCTCCAAACTCAACGCCTTCCGAATCTTTGATAGAAAGGAGTATCCGCATGTCTGTACCGAATGTATTGATCGTGTTCTATTCTCGTAACGGCTCTACGGAGAAACTGGCTCTTGCCGTCGCAGAAGGAGCACGGGCAGAAGGAGCCGAAGTACGTATTCGCCGCGTGCGCGATTTTGTTCCAGAAGAGATTATTCAACGCGTACCTGGTTGGGCAGAAAATCGTGACCGTATGTACGCCCTTTATGAAGCGCCAACGGAAGCTGATGTTGAGTGGGCCGACGCCATCATCTTCGGCACTCCGACCCGCTTTGGCAACGTCTCCGCCGAACTTAAAGCGTTTGTGGATAGCCTTGGTGGGCTTTGGTTCCAAGGCAAACTAAACGGCAAAGTTGGTAGTGCTTTCAATTCTACCCAAACAATGCATGGCGGCAACGAAAGCACCAATCTTAGTATGTACAACTTTATGGCCCATCTTGGGCTGATCATCGTCCCAACAGGCTACGCCGACCCTGTCATGTTTCAAGGAGGCACACCCTACGGCGCCACCCACGTTTCCGGCCCGCAAGGGAATCCACCTGGAGAAAGTGCTCTCGCTGCCGCACGTTTCCAAGGCAGAAGGGTAACACAGGTCGCCCGTGCATTGAAAACGTCAAAAGCTAGTTAAAAAGGAGTAGGCACAATGCAGTGGAACACTCTATCGCTCACAGAGAAACAGGAGGCACTCGCCTTGTTATCCATTCGTCTTGCATCGGCCGCTGCATTTCTCTATCACGGTACACACATCTTAGGGATTATTGGCGGCCCCGGTATCCAGAATTTTGCCCGGTTCACCCATCTATCGGTGCCGATCGCCTTTCTTGTTGGGCTTGGCGAACTCTGTGGTGGACTAGCTATGCTCACCGGTGTGCTTGCGCGTCTTGGCGGCGGCGTTATTAGCATCATCATGCTCGGAGCCATTGTTCTCGTGCATTGGTCAA of Chthonomonas calidirosea T49 contains these proteins:
- the ppk1 gene encoding polyphosphate kinase 1; translated protein: MQHEPLESRKPNRRLKQKVQSPLFFNRELSWLEFNARVLDEANNPRNPLLERLKFLAIFSSNLDEFFMIYVSGMRERVSQETGKLPTEQSYLDDLRAIKARLEPLLKAQYDCYRALLPCLAQHGVHIDSYQDLGDKEKAALTTYFEKQVFPVLTPLAVDPGHPFPYISNLSLSLAVIVRDPLSGQQRFARVKVPESSTLPRMVPVPGHTYRYIYLEELIMAHLDRLFVGMEILGAYPFRITRNADLELPEHVATDLLEFIEEALVRRRFGEVERVELSSQMPCEIRRTIIAGVKALEEEVYTVDGPLALNDLMPIASLDIPELRDPPFTPSIPPALRGAQNPFDAIKKQDILLHHPYQSFDCVTDFLRAAADDPNVLTIKHTLYRTSGDSPILNALMDAALNGKQVACLVELKARFDEANNITWARQLENAGVHVVYGLLGLKTHCKVTLVVRRESHGLRRYLHVGTGNYNPRTATVYTDIGLLTCDDDFGADATELFNYLTGYSHQKNYRRFLVAPINLRSRLLELIEREISVHRPDTPGRIIAKMNALVDPEIIQSLYRASQAGVQIDLIVRGMCCLRPGVPGLSENIRVISIVGRFLEHSRIFYFRNGGSEDIYIGSADWMPRNLDRRIEVVVPILDPNNRKELLEVLQIMLEDNIQAWDLHPDGCYTRRHPALGEAERSSQRILLQRLANV
- a CDS encoding deoxyguanosinetriphosphate triphosphohydrolase → MPLTPRERQEQWELSYLAPWAAKAALSRGREKPEPPDPVRTAFQRDRDRILHSKAFRRLKHKTQVFIDPEEDHYRTRLTHTLEVAQIARTIARALRLNEDLTEAIALAHDLGHPPFGHAGEEALDAAYREFVPDAGFRHYEQSLRVVELLEYRTDFVPEDNTENPDGTPKQPGLNLTWEVKDGIARHSKGKADLNQETDLPTTLEGKVVRIADRVAYINHDIDDAIRAKVITYADLPQDIMKTLGRSYSQRIARMVEDVVLTSCDRPDVTMSAAMSECVDRLKDFMFERVYWNAARGNEDLRKAQHVIRALFHLYMEQPELMKGETHLRECSPAERAQNVCDFIAGMTDRYAVSRFVAHFVPKPIRRDGMPTS
- a CDS encoding PDZ domain-containing protein, which gives rise to MHHRVELIDTLHKEIAFAKARVYPALVNIFVVYRYYDGGRAQRDLAGGSGVIISPDGYVITNYHVAGHTTYIECTLTDGERIEAKDIYDDPLTDISILKLNLNQRTNPKAPLHYAVLGNSDALHVGDFVLAMGNPLMLSSSMTLGIVSNTQRVFTDFTGNRIEQVELDNGQQTGLLTRWIQHDALILPGNSGGPLVNMQGEVVGINELGGAGVGFAIPSNLVRRVFEQVLAHGKVVRGYLGFEPLPVDKLGRKTGTLVAAVIPKSPAAEAGMKPGDVLLSINGVPTNVRFLEQVPLLYQQVTAIKPGTRVTLRVLRQGRVLTLHTVVAPMQPYLGHESELADLGLTVRSITPMMALLNHLPDTSGLMVTGIRPGYPADNSQPKLAVGDVIRAVDGKPTPNLAALEQVVKADERQGRLVVAYLRQNQSCLSVLRMEKPETSSTDFELPHAWLGVRTEVVTPEIAEVLHVPGTQGFLVTEVFPGTNASEAGLRVGDIITSLNGQSLEASRPQDEEMLTHAIENLDVGSKAALGILRGGKPLTIEVTLQASPSSASEVPSYQEKTFEFTVRDLTLYDRIERHLPLDQQGVIVTETTEGGWANIAGLNVDDIILSVNGQSIKDVSSFKRVMSEVVHSKPKVVTLFVHRQALTYFVFIQPDWAHLN
- a CDS encoding sugar phosphate isomerase/epimerase family protein, giving the protein MELGCSTLLYGGFPVEVALDHIARTGYRAIELAAIPGMGDHLSQEVYQSPTLLKELGRKIADSGLALESIGASTNLLNPDARQRFIRLMEAGSILGAPAITTGSGGVSDDEESFKTVVNLLNELSRVVRETGVKISIKPHVNCAVYSTRTALRLMEHVDANYIGLNVDASHLWRTPEQENPEETIPSLLPYLCTARIRDTKGREKPIGPVEEQIPGGGAMNLPAIIAAFKKKSDLKYLTLEIVGTKDYPLEKVDEVVQRCYQALAPLVE
- a CDS encoding cofactor-independent phosphoglycerate mutase, giving the protein MKRILLVPDGAADEPLEILNNRTPLQVARTPYLDELACAGLVGTVQVTPLDMYPGSDAANMALLGYDPRRYYTGRGPIEAAAMGILLDQEDVAFRCSLISTDGKQLVDYSADHITTEEASPLIEWINERLATPFRRLYPGVSYRHILIWKNGPAHAQTALPHESMGKALQDIYPKGEGAEQLRQFIEESYALLDTHPFNQQRRAQGKLPANMLWPWSPGKMPELTPFPHLHGTTGAVIAAVDVIRGLGRLAGLEVVNVPGATGYFDTDYAAKGRYALAALQRHGFVWVHLEAPDEAGHQANVEEKIRAIENFDRWIVGTLVEGLRGQEPFRLLCAPDHKTPISTRGHAKGPVPFLFFDSQRISRSPNPVLFDESALTRASVHIEEGWKLIRFLFDDA
- a CDS encoding SGNH/GDSL hydrolase family protein; translation: MKIETGQKLLMIGDSITDAGRARPVGERAFGGLGQGYVCFVDALLGAVYPEKQIRVVNMGVSGNTVRDLKARWQSDVLELKPDWLSIMIGINDVWRQFDAPLNPTLHVYPDEYEKTLEDLVVQTKPLLRGLVLMTPFYIEPNREDAMRAMMDRYGAIVRSIAERHCTYFVDTQAAFDEVMRYAYPASIAWDRVHPNPLGHMVLARAFLRVLDFQW
- the dps gene encoding DNA starvation/stationary phase protection protein Dps encodes the protein MELYPTHNDLPQATREQIIELLNARLADAIDLYTQTKQAHWNVKGPAFIALHELFDQVAEAVEDYADLLAERAVQLGGVALGTARVAAEKSSLYEYPLSITTGRESASASR
- the wrbA gene encoding NAD(P)H:quinone oxidoreductase: MSVPNVLIVFYSRNGSTEKLALAVAEGARAEGAEVRIRRVRDFVPEEIIQRVPGWAENRDRMYALYEAPTEADVEWADAIIFGTPTRFGNVSAELKAFVDSLGGLWFQGKLNGKVGSAFNSTQTMHGGNESTNLSMYNFMAHLGLIIVPTGYADPVMFQGGTPYGATHVSGPQGNPPGESALAAARFQGRRVTQVARALKTSKAS
- a CDS encoding DoxX family protein — its product is MQWNTLSLTEKQEALALLSIRLASAAAFLYHGTHILGIIGGPGIQNFARFTHLSVPIAFLVGLGELCGGLAMLTGVLARLGGGVISIIMLGAIVLVHWSKGFDITNNGYEYALTQLLIGVAILIRGAGPISLVEWFRAKQTTQSS